A single genomic interval of Arthrobacter methylotrophus harbors:
- a CDS encoding dienelactone hydrolase family protein, translated as MAHVDLSTESVAAGGSRTLRGYLAEPAGEGPFPGVVLVHEAFGLDDVMRRHADRLAEAGYLTLAVDLYSDGGARRCLVATMRSLMSGAGRAFTDLSTARSRLRSDPRCTGKVGVIGFCMGGAFALLAAPDDFDAASVNYGQLPRDLEQALEGACPVVANYGAKDRTLRGAAAKLEAALTNLGIEHDIKEFPTAGHAFMNDVPVGPRPLRPLMRVMGIKPDPAAAPEAWQRIEEHFAKHLKGTS; from the coding sequence ATGGCGCACGTCGATTTGAGCACGGAGAGTGTGGCAGCCGGGGGCTCGCGTACCCTGCGGGGGTACCTTGCGGAGCCCGCCGGCGAGGGGCCGTTTCCCGGCGTCGTGCTCGTTCATGAGGCCTTCGGGCTCGACGACGTGATGCGTCGCCACGCGGACCGGCTCGCCGAAGCCGGCTACTTGACCCTCGCCGTCGACCTCTACAGCGACGGCGGAGCAAGGCGCTGCCTCGTAGCGACCATGCGATCCCTCATGTCCGGCGCCGGCCGGGCATTCACCGACTTGTCCACGGCACGCTCCCGGCTCCGCAGCGACCCCAGGTGCACCGGAAAAGTGGGGGTCATCGGGTTCTGCATGGGAGGCGCATTCGCCCTGCTCGCGGCCCCCGACGACTTCGACGCCGCTTCCGTGAACTACGGGCAATTGCCGCGCGACCTGGAGCAGGCCCTGGAAGGCGCATGTCCGGTGGTGGCCAACTACGGTGCGAAGGACCGGACCCTGCGGGGAGCGGCCGCGAAGCTGGAAGCCGCGCTCACTAACCTTGGGATCGAGCACGACATCAAGGAATTCCCGACGGCGGGCCACGCCTTCATGAACGACGTTCCTGTGGGACCCCGGCCGCTACGGCCCCTGATGCGGGTCATGGGCATCAAACCCGATCCGGCCGCCGCGCCTGAGGCATGGCAGCGGATCGAGGAGCACTTCGCGAAGCACCTGAAGGGGACTAGCTGA
- a CDS encoding LysE family translocator: MVEQLMAFVLTCVVVVLVPGPDFALVLKNAPRGPGAAARTALGIMVGNTILALLAVLGVTALLGASEVIGNVIRISGAAYLLYLGTRALLEAFGRSHSKPTASAPRFGFQGHSPFLQGMVSNLLNPKVAVFYLSLFPQFNLAPLPPLGQHALMAGIFLLTALAWYFVLVHALRKISTALARPRVNRIITGGSGTVLIGVGGTILSKSLASA, from the coding sequence ATGGTCGAACAACTGATGGCTTTTGTGCTGACCTGCGTCGTCGTGGTCCTCGTCCCGGGTCCTGATTTTGCCCTTGTACTGAAGAACGCACCCCGCGGGCCCGGAGCAGCGGCGAGGACTGCACTCGGAATCATGGTCGGCAACACGATCCTTGCCCTTCTCGCCGTGCTGGGCGTCACGGCTCTCTTGGGAGCGTCGGAAGTAATCGGAAACGTCATCAGGATCTCCGGCGCTGCGTATTTGCTCTATCTGGGGACCCGCGCATTGCTGGAGGCGTTCGGCCGTTCCCACAGTAAACCCACGGCTTCGGCGCCCAGGTTTGGATTCCAAGGGCACTCACCATTTCTGCAAGGAATGGTGAGCAACCTGCTCAACCCCAAGGTCGCGGTGTTCTATCTGTCCCTTTTCCCTCAGTTCAATCTTGCACCGCTTCCCCCACTAGGGCAGCACGCGTTGATGGCGGGCATCTTCCTCCTCACCGCGTTGGCTTGGTACTTCGTGCTGGTCCATGCGCTCAGGAAGATCTCCACGGCACTGGCCCGTCCCCGCGTGAATCGGATCATCACCGGTGGATCCGGGACAGTCCTGATCGGTGTCGGCGGGACCATCCTGAGCAAATCCCTGGCCTCCGCCTAA
- a CDS encoding enoyl-CoA hydratase/isomerase family protein produces MALNSEGFGTLLIEEREDRVTVLLNRPEVRNAIDQQMVDELHLVCDYLEREPKILIIAGVDGVFASGADIGQLRERRRDDALRGINSTIFVRIAKLPMPVIAALDGYCLGGGAELAYAADFRIGTPSVRIGNPETGLGIMAAAGATWRLKELVGEPIAKEILLAGAVLRAEEALRINLITQIHEAPLLMEAAHSLADRIGRQDPLAVRITKSVFHAPAGAHPVIDTLAQGMLFESQAKFDRMQAFLDKKNDKQSSDNPDRTRK; encoded by the coding sequence ATGGCACTGAACTCCGAAGGATTCGGAACCCTGCTCATCGAGGAACGCGAAGACCGGGTCACGGTGCTCCTTAACCGGCCCGAGGTCCGCAATGCGATCGACCAACAGATGGTGGACGAGCTCCATCTGGTGTGTGATTACCTTGAACGCGAGCCGAAGATCCTGATTATCGCCGGCGTCGATGGTGTCTTTGCCTCCGGCGCGGACATCGGCCAGCTGAGGGAACGCCGCCGTGACGATGCCCTGCGCGGGATCAATTCGACCATCTTCGTCCGAATCGCGAAGCTGCCGATGCCCGTCATCGCGGCCTTGGACGGTTATTGCCTCGGAGGCGGTGCCGAACTCGCCTACGCCGCGGACTTTCGCATTGGCACCCCTAGCGTGCGGATCGGCAACCCGGAAACCGGGCTGGGCATCATGGCCGCGGCCGGAGCCACTTGGCGACTCAAGGAACTCGTGGGAGAACCGATCGCCAAGGAAATCCTCTTGGCCGGGGCTGTCCTCCGGGCTGAGGAAGCCCTCCGCATCAACCTCATCACCCAGATCCACGAAGCTCCACTGTTGATGGAAGCTGCCCACAGCCTTGCGGATAGGATCGGACGGCAGGATCCCCTTGCCGTGAGGATCACCAAGTCGGTGTTTCACGCACCGGCCGGGGCACATCCCGTGATCGACACCTTGGCACAGGGCATGCTCTTCGAATCGCAAGCCAAGTTCGACCGCATGCAGGCGTTCCTGGACAAGAAAAACGACAAGCAGAGCAGCGACAACCCAGACAGGACCCGGAAATGA
- a CDS encoding GYD domain-containing protein, which yields MTKYLFEANYVGDGITGLLREGGTKRRDAVVDALKSVDGSLECFYYAFGETDVVGVFEIPDAASAAALSLMINATGAVRLHLKPLMTVEDLDEAAKKTPAYRAPGQ from the coding sequence ATGACCAAATATCTATTCGAAGCAAACTACGTAGGCGACGGAATCACGGGGCTGTTGCGCGAGGGCGGCACCAAGCGTCGCGATGCTGTGGTCGATGCACTCAAATCCGTAGACGGATCGCTCGAATGTTTCTACTACGCTTTCGGGGAGACCGACGTCGTCGGGGTCTTCGAAATCCCGGACGCGGCTAGCGCCGCCGCCCTCTCACTCATGATCAATGCGACGGGCGCAGTGCGCCTGCATTTGAAGCCGCTCATGACGGTTGAGGATCTCGACGAAGCTGCCAAGAAGACCCCGGCATACCGCGCCCCGGGGCAATAG
- a CDS encoding 3-hydroxyacyl-CoA dehydrogenase family protein — protein MTAAPSIPHVVGVLGGGRMGAGIAHAFLIKGATVVVVERDHESAAGAQDRVADAVAKSAARGALSEPAEEVLSRFSTSTDYGSFVHCGLVVEAVPEDYKLKVAALKAVEEHLSADAFLASNTSSLSVTGLASQLRRPANFVGLHFFNPVPASTLIEVVLAKETSAELAATAKRWTEALGKTAVVVHDAPGFASSRLGVAIALEAMRMVEEGVASAEDIDAAMVLGYKHPTGPLKTTDIVGLDVRLGIAEYLQSTLGERFAPPQILRDKVARGELGRKTGKGFFDWTE, from the coding sequence ATGACAGCAGCTCCCTCCATCCCACATGTCGTTGGTGTCCTCGGCGGTGGCCGCATGGGTGCCGGGATCGCCCACGCGTTCCTGATCAAGGGCGCCACGGTAGTGGTCGTCGAGCGAGACCACGAATCCGCCGCCGGTGCGCAAGATCGGGTCGCTGACGCCGTGGCCAAGTCCGCTGCCCGCGGTGCGCTAAGCGAACCGGCAGAGGAAGTGCTGTCCCGGTTCAGCACGTCCACCGACTACGGTTCCTTCGTCCATTGCGGGCTGGTGGTGGAAGCCGTACCTGAGGACTACAAGCTCAAGGTTGCAGCCCTCAAAGCCGTGGAGGAGCATCTCTCCGCCGATGCCTTCCTGGCTTCCAACACCTCGTCCCTTTCCGTGACAGGCTTGGCTTCGCAGCTCAGGAGGCCTGCCAACTTCGTGGGCCTGCACTTCTTCAACCCGGTTCCGGCTTCCACGCTCATCGAGGTTGTCCTCGCCAAGGAGACCTCGGCCGAGCTCGCTGCCACGGCGAAAAGGTGGACCGAGGCACTCGGCAAGACCGCCGTCGTCGTCCATGACGCCCCTGGCTTTGCGTCCTCGCGGCTGGGCGTCGCGATCGCTCTGGAGGCGATGCGTATGGTCGAAGAGGGGGTTGCTTCGGCTGAGGACATCGACGCCGCCATGGTGCTCGGTTACAAGCACCCCACCGGACCGCTCAAGACCACGGACATCGTGGGCTTGGACGTGCGGCTCGGCATTGCCGAATACTTGCAGTCGACGCTGGGGGAGCGCTTTGCACCTCCGCAGATTCTCCGCGACAAGGTTGCCCGCGGCGAACTGGGACGCAAGACCGGCAAGGGATTCTTCGACTGGACTGAGTGA
- a CDS encoding tyrosine-protein phosphatase, with translation MDGTSTDPQQLGIHWDGAVNAWHIAGCLYRMGRREWLTDAGWQQMYDAGIRTVIDLRTVSEGQPREADPVVSAEVTSRIQIVHCPTEDPSNEEFTALFGPYLRDPAHYADYVRLFAVKLATVFRAIAAAPGGVVVHCAAGRDRSGIIAVILQNLAGASDEEIIRGYQQGMRGINERHRHHRAPHAHDAYLEEDALEAVLASRSASLLEFAHSLDAGAFLTAHGVTEAEVAAICTKLGSRTD, from the coding sequence ATGGATGGGACCTCGACCGACCCCCAGCAGCTGGGCATCCATTGGGACGGCGCAGTGAACGCCTGGCACATCGCTGGGTGCCTGTACCGGATGGGCCGGCGGGAATGGCTCACCGATGCAGGATGGCAGCAAATGTACGACGCCGGCATCCGCACTGTGATCGACTTGCGCACCGTGAGTGAGGGGCAGCCAAGGGAAGCCGATCCCGTGGTTTCCGCGGAGGTAACCTCGCGTATCCAGATCGTCCATTGCCCCACCGAGGACCCGTCGAACGAAGAGTTCACTGCCCTCTTCGGCCCTTACCTGAGAGATCCTGCGCACTACGCCGACTATGTCCGGCTCTTCGCGGTTAAGCTCGCGACGGTCTTCAGAGCCATCGCCGCGGCACCCGGCGGAGTGGTGGTCCATTGCGCGGCGGGACGGGATCGGAGTGGAATCATCGCAGTCATCCTGCAGAATCTCGCCGGCGCCAGTGACGAGGAGATCATACGCGGCTACCAGCAGGGGATGCGGGGAATCAACGAGCGCCACCGCCACCATCGGGCGCCGCATGCCCACGATGCCTACTTGGAAGAAGATGCGCTGGAAGCCGTGTTGGCCTCGCGCAGCGCAAGCCTGCTGGAATTCGCGCACTCGCTGGATGCCGGCGCCTTCCTGACCGCGCATGGCGTCACCGAGGCCGAAGTCGCCGCCATTTGTACCAAACTCGGAAGCCGAACGGACTAG
- a CDS encoding thiolase family protein gives MVEAFLVGGARTPVGRYGGALSAVRPDDLAALVIREAVARAGVDPDAIDEVILGNANGAGEENRNVARMATLLAGLPLHIPGITVNRLCASGMSAITMASHMIKAGAADIVVAGGVESMSRAPWVQEKPSAAFAKPGQIFDTSIGWRFANPLFTKGELSRGGKMTYSMPETAEEVARVDGISREEADAFAVRSHQRALAAIAGGRFKDEIVPVTVKTRKGETVVDTDEGPREGTTAEVLAGLRPVVAGGSVVTAGNSSSLNDGASAIIVASEAAIEKFGLTPRARIIDGGSAGCEPEIMGIGPVPATQKILGRSGLTVGDLGTVELNEAFATQSLASMRRLGLDPDIVNNDGGAISLGHPLGSSGSRIVITLLGRMERELAGSAQARKIGLATMCIGVGQGAAILLEGM, from the coding sequence ATGGTCGAGGCTTTTCTTGTTGGCGGTGCCCGCACCCCTGTAGGCCGGTACGGCGGCGCACTCTCCGCTGTCCGGCCCGATGACCTGGCAGCCCTCGTGATCCGCGAGGCCGTGGCCCGCGCCGGCGTCGATCCCGACGCCATCGACGAAGTCATCCTGGGCAACGCCAACGGCGCTGGCGAGGAAAACCGCAACGTCGCCCGCATGGCCACCCTTCTCGCGGGACTGCCCCTCCACATCCCCGGCATCACGGTCAACCGCCTCTGCGCCTCAGGAATGAGCGCCATCACCATGGCCAGCCATATGATCAAGGCGGGCGCTGCGGACATCGTGGTGGCGGGCGGCGTCGAATCGATGAGCCGGGCCCCATGGGTGCAGGAGAAGCCCTCCGCAGCCTTCGCCAAGCCGGGCCAAATCTTCGACACCTCCATCGGCTGGCGCTTCGCGAACCCGCTTTTCACCAAGGGCGAGCTCTCCCGGGGCGGAAAGATGACCTACTCCATGCCGGAAACGGCTGAGGAAGTCGCCCGCGTGGATGGCATCTCCCGCGAAGAGGCCGACGCGTTCGCGGTCCGCTCGCACCAACGCGCGCTGGCGGCCATCGCCGGTGGCCGCTTCAAGGACGAAATCGTTCCGGTCACAGTGAAGACCCGCAAGGGCGAAACTGTCGTGGACACCGATGAGGGCCCCCGCGAAGGGACTACTGCGGAAGTCCTCGCCGGCCTCCGTCCCGTGGTTGCCGGGGGCTCCGTTGTCACGGCCGGCAACTCCTCCTCGCTCAACGACGGCGCCTCCGCCATCATCGTCGCTTCGGAGGCCGCCATCGAGAAGTTCGGACTCACCCCGAGGGCACGCATCATCGACGGCGGTTCGGCCGGTTGCGAGCCGGAAATCATGGGCATCGGCCCGGTTCCGGCCACCCAGAAAATCCTGGGCCGTTCGGGGCTCACCGTCGGTGACCTCGGCACCGTCGAACTCAACGAAGCTTTCGCGACGCAATCGCTCGCGAGCATGCGGCGTTTGGGCTTGGATCCGGACATTGTGAACAACGACGGCGGCGCGATCTCCCTGGGGCACCCGCTGGGTTCCAGCGGCTCGCGTATCGTCATTACCTTGCTGGGGCGCATGGAACGCGAGCTCGCCGGTAGCGCGCAGGCTCGGAAGATAGGCCTCGCAACGATGTGCATCGGCGTCGGACAAGGTGCTGCCATCCTCTTGGAAGGCATGTAA
- the paaZ gene encoding phenylacetic acid degradation bifunctional protein PaaZ → MTSTAVAPEATTVETVPSFVQGQWWTPSADASAGVPVRDASTGEVLANVSTDGLDLAAVVDYGRTVGQRELGKLTFHQRALKLKELAQYLNGRREELYASSSQTGATKIDNMIDIDGGIGVLFTFGSKGRRELPNSQVVVDGPMEVLSKDGSFAGEHIYTRIPGVAVQINAFNFPVWGMLEKFAPAFLAGVPTIAKPATPTGYVAAAAVKAIVESGILPDGSLQLISGSARTLLDHLDYRDILAFTGSASTANSLKSHVNVVQGGVRFTSETDSLNAAILGPDAVPGTPEFDAFIKSVVTEMTVKAGQKCTSIRRTIVPQDLVSDVVSAIGARVDERVVLGDPRAEGVTMGALASLEQLADVRAAVQSMLDAGGELAYGTLDSPSVTSLDGTVGVVEGGAFMSPVVLSWADVDSDAVHSLEAFGPVSSVIGYSDLDDAVRLAARGGGSLVASVCTNDPAVARELVTGIAAHHGRVLMLNREDARSSTGHGSPVPHLVHGGPGRAGGGEELGGIRSVMHHMQRTAIQGSPNMLTAVTGVWHTGADRNFTVETEGTHPFRKSLATLRIGDAVRSELRQVTLDDITAFANSTGDTFYAHTNQEAAEANPFFPGIVAHGYLLLSWAAGLFVEPAPGPVLANYGLENLRFITPVAAGDSIRVTLTAKKITPRETDEYGEVAWDAVLTNQNDEIVATYDVLTLVEK, encoded by the coding sequence ATGACCAGTACCGCAGTCGCTCCGGAAGCCACAACTGTTGAAACCGTGCCCAGTTTCGTCCAGGGCCAGTGGTGGACCCCCAGCGCCGACGCCTCAGCCGGGGTGCCGGTCCGTGACGCCAGCACAGGAGAAGTCCTGGCCAACGTGAGCACCGACGGACTGGACCTTGCCGCCGTCGTCGATTACGGCCGCACGGTGGGCCAGCGAGAACTGGGGAAGCTCACCTTCCACCAGCGCGCCCTCAAGCTCAAGGAGCTTGCGCAGTACCTCAACGGCCGGCGGGAAGAGCTGTATGCGTCCTCCTCGCAGACCGGCGCCACCAAGATCGACAACATGATCGACATCGATGGCGGCATCGGCGTGCTCTTCACCTTCGGATCCAAGGGCCGCCGTGAACTGCCCAACTCGCAGGTTGTAGTGGACGGTCCCATGGAGGTTCTTTCCAAGGATGGTTCGTTCGCCGGCGAACACATTTATACCCGCATTCCCGGCGTCGCCGTCCAGATCAACGCCTTCAACTTCCCGGTATGGGGCATGCTCGAGAAGTTCGCGCCCGCCTTCCTGGCCGGCGTGCCCACCATCGCCAAACCGGCGACTCCAACGGGTTACGTTGCTGCGGCCGCGGTCAAGGCCATCGTGGAGTCCGGGATCCTGCCGGACGGCTCGTTGCAGCTCATTTCGGGGTCCGCGCGCACCTTGTTGGACCACCTCGACTACCGCGACATTCTCGCCTTCACCGGTTCCGCTTCCACCGCCAACTCGCTGAAGTCCCACGTCAACGTGGTCCAGGGCGGCGTCCGATTCACCTCGGAAACCGACTCCCTCAACGCCGCCATCCTGGGGCCCGACGCCGTGCCCGGAACCCCCGAGTTCGACGCCTTCATCAAGTCGGTCGTCACCGAAATGACGGTCAAGGCCGGGCAGAAGTGCACCTCGATTCGCCGCACCATCGTGCCGCAGGACTTGGTGTCCGACGTCGTCTCCGCCATCGGCGCGCGGGTTGACGAGCGCGTCGTGCTGGGTGACCCCCGCGCGGAGGGCGTCACGATGGGTGCCCTCGCGTCCCTTGAACAGCTGGCCGACGTTCGCGCCGCGGTGCAATCCATGCTCGACGCCGGTGGCGAACTTGCGTACGGGACGCTCGATTCGCCGTCGGTCACCTCGCTGGACGGAACCGTGGGGGTCGTGGAGGGTGGAGCGTTCATGTCGCCGGTCGTGCTGAGCTGGGCTGACGTGGACTCGGACGCTGTCCACTCGCTGGAGGCCTTTGGTCCGGTATCGTCCGTGATCGGGTACTCGGACCTCGACGACGCCGTCCGCCTCGCCGCCCGCGGTGGCGGATCCCTGGTGGCTTCCGTATGCACTAATGACCCCGCTGTTGCACGCGAATTGGTGACCGGAATCGCGGCGCACCACGGACGCGTCCTCATGCTCAACCGCGAGGACGCCCGATCGTCAACCGGGCATGGTTCGCCCGTGCCGCATCTGGTTCACGGCGGTCCAGGCCGCGCCGGTGGTGGCGAGGAACTCGGTGGTATCCGCTCCGTCATGCACCACATGCAGCGCACCGCCATCCAGGGTTCGCCGAACATGCTCACTGCGGTGACCGGCGTCTGGCACACCGGCGCGGACCGCAACTTCACCGTGGAGACGGAAGGAACGCACCCGTTCCGCAAGTCGCTTGCTACTTTGCGTATCGGTGACGCAGTGCGGTCCGAACTCCGACAGGTCACGCTGGACGACATCACTGCCTTCGCCAACTCCACCGGGGACACCTTCTACGCCCACACCAACCAAGAAGCGGCCGAAGCCAACCCGTTCTTCCCCGGAATCGTCGCGCACGGGTACCTCCTGCTGAGCTGGGCGGCCGGACTCTTCGTGGAACCCGCTCCGGGCCCCGTCCTGGCCAACTACGGCCTGGAAAACCTGCGCTTCATCACTCCGGTGGCCGCAGGGGATTCGATCCGCGTCACGCTCACGGCCAAGAAGATCACCCCGCGCGAAACCGACGAATACGGCGAAGTAGCCTGGGATGCCGTCCTCACTAACCAGAACGACGAGATCGTAGCCACCTACGACGTCCTGACCCTCGTGGAGAAGTAA
- a CDS encoding amino acid permease, with translation MPQNTTTDLQRAPGNLAAPSIAAASDNLSAEGYQKTLSRRHVTMIAMGGAIGVGLFMGAGGRLASTGPALIFSYAIAGVIAYLLMRALGELIMYRQTSGSFVSYAGEMFGKKGAFLSGWMYFINWAMTGIAELIAIGLYFQFFFPNVPVELSAIAALVLLVAVNLFSVKAFGEFEFWASCLKVAAILTFLAVGTFMVVTNAQVGTGHASVGNLFAADGGMFPKGGLVMILVLNAVIFAYNAIELVGITAGEMQNPEREVPKAIRAVVIRIVVFYVGSVTLLAMLLPSDQYHAGTSPFVTVFGQMGLPWMGDVMNMIVITAALSSCNSGLYSIGRIFRTMANNGHAPKWLTKMSTRHVPYAAILAIGAVYLTGIVLNMWLGGSHAFDLALNTASIGVIFTWGSIFASQIALRKKKGNVSSLPMPGSPWTSWVGLVALLAITVLIGMDTMTDKATGEVFPLGIWTLATIPFFALVLWLGWQKIKNNEPKSHLFS, from the coding sequence GTGCCTCAAAACACGACAACCGACCTTCAGCGCGCCCCAGGAAACTTGGCCGCGCCCAGTATCGCTGCCGCTTCCGACAACCTCAGCGCCGAGGGCTACCAGAAGACCTTGAGCCGCCGCCACGTCACGATGATCGCGATGGGCGGCGCGATCGGCGTCGGCCTCTTCATGGGTGCGGGTGGACGCCTGGCCTCCACCGGGCCCGCCCTGATTTTCTCCTACGCCATTGCCGGCGTCATCGCTTACCTGCTGATGCGGGCGCTCGGCGAACTGATCATGTACCGCCAGACCTCCGGCTCCTTTGTCAGCTACGCCGGCGAAATGTTCGGCAAGAAGGGCGCCTTCCTTTCCGGCTGGATGTACTTCATCAACTGGGCCATGACGGGCATCGCCGAACTCATCGCCATCGGCCTGTACTTCCAGTTCTTCTTCCCGAACGTCCCCGTTGAACTGTCCGCCATCGCTGCGCTGGTGCTGCTGGTTGCCGTCAACCTGTTCAGCGTCAAGGCCTTCGGCGAGTTCGAATTCTGGGCTTCCTGCCTCAAGGTCGCCGCGATCCTGACCTTCCTGGCCGTGGGCACCTTCATGGTGGTCACCAACGCACAGGTCGGCACTGGCCACGCTTCCGTGGGCAACCTCTTCGCTGCCGACGGCGGCATGTTCCCCAAGGGCGGACTGGTGATGATCCTGGTCCTGAACGCCGTGATCTTCGCCTACAACGCCATCGAACTGGTCGGCATTACGGCCGGCGAGATGCAGAACCCGGAACGCGAAGTGCCCAAGGCGATTCGCGCCGTCGTGATCCGCATTGTGGTGTTCTACGTCGGTTCCGTCACGCTCCTGGCGATGCTCCTGCCCTCGGACCAGTACCACGCAGGCACCTCCCCGTTCGTCACGGTGTTTGGCCAGATGGGCCTGCCGTGGATGGGCGACGTCATGAACATGATCGTCATCACCGCTGCGCTGTCCTCATGCAACTCGGGCCTTTACTCGATCGGCCGCATCTTCCGCACCATGGCCAACAATGGACATGCCCCCAAGTGGCTCACCAAGATGTCCACCCGCCACGTGCCCTACGCCGCCATCCTGGCCATCGGCGCCGTGTACCTCACGGGCATCGTGCTCAACATGTGGTTGGGCGGCTCCCATGCTTTCGACCTCGCGCTGAACACCGCCTCGATCGGTGTCATCTTCACCTGGGGTTCCATCTTCGCCAGCCAGATTGCGCTGCGCAAGAAGAAGGGCAACGTCTCCAGCCTGCCCATGCCGGGTTCCCCATGGACCAGCTGGGTTGGTCTGGTGGCACTCCTGGCCATCACCGTGCTGATTGGTATGGACACTATGACGGACAAGGCCACGGGTGAGGTGTTCCCCCTGGGTATCTGGACCCTCGCGACCATCCCGTTCTTCGCCTTGGTGCTGTGGCTCGGCTGGCAGAAGATCAAGAACAACGAGCCCAAGAGCCACCTCTTCAGCTAG
- a CDS encoding pentapeptide repeat-containing protein has protein sequence MAASKVVAPRISPIRLDELRDEPAPDFQRGERYDGVRLTRAVADGAELSGSDFIECEFNGVSFNEAQLRGATFRDCILNEPYAPVFNAARTSWREVAISNPRWGSAEMYEGTWHSVKIDGGKLDFLNLRGSKLTDVVITGCIINELDLGACTATRMVLKDCTIGTLDVTGAKFKDVDLRGSDFRMVNGLGGLSGVVIDDYQLSLMAPLLAGHLGIRVI, from the coding sequence ATGGCGGCATCCAAGGTGGTGGCGCCCCGGATTTCCCCCATTAGGCTCGACGAACTCCGGGACGAGCCTGCCCCGGATTTCCAGCGCGGCGAACGGTACGACGGCGTCCGGCTCACCCGCGCGGTGGCGGACGGGGCGGAGCTGAGCGGATCGGACTTCATCGAGTGCGAATTCAACGGGGTCTCCTTCAACGAGGCCCAGCTGCGGGGTGCGACCTTCCGTGACTGCATCCTGAACGAGCCCTACGCGCCCGTATTCAACGCTGCGCGCACCTCGTGGCGCGAGGTGGCGATCAGCAATCCGCGTTGGGGATCCGCGGAGATGTATGAGGGCACCTGGCATTCGGTAAAGATCGACGGCGGCAAGCTGGACTTCCTGAACCTGCGTGGATCCAAACTGACGGATGTCGTGATCACGGGGTGCATCATCAACGAGCTCGACCTCGGGGCCTGCACTGCGACGCGGATGGTGCTCAAGGACTGCACCATTGGCACCCTGGATGTCACAGGGGCGAAGTTCAAGGATGTGGACCTGCGTGGCTCGGATTTCCGGATGGTCAATGGACTGGGCGGTTTGTCCGGCGTGGTCATCGATGATTACCAGCTCAGCCTGATGGCCCCGCTTTTGGCCGGTCATCTGGGTATTCGGGTGATCTGA
- a CDS encoding VOC family protein, which translates to MNIALRTATTVLPVDDVARARSFYAEKLGLPHRGMTWDGNDLFGIDGGPMLQLMPIKDGMHSSHTALSFEVSDIERTVEEMEASGVEFRDYDLPDLKTEHHICTTDAEKCAWFMDTENNVLCVHENLGTQAEYQL; encoded by the coding sequence GTGAACATAGCACTCAGAACAGCCACAACCGTCTTGCCAGTCGATGACGTCGCTCGAGCTCGCAGCTTTTACGCTGAGAAACTCGGTCTCCCGCACCGCGGCATGACTTGGGATGGAAATGATTTGTTCGGCATCGACGGCGGTCCCATGCTGCAGTTGATGCCCATCAAGGACGGGATGCACTCGTCGCACACTGCCCTTTCCTTTGAAGTAAGTGACATCGAGCGGACAGTCGAGGAAATGGAGGCGAGCGGCGTCGAATTCCGGGACTACGACCTTCCGGACCTCAAGACCGAACACCACATTTGTACAACCGACGCGGAAAAGTGCGCTTGGTTCATGGACACGGAGAACAATGTTCTGTGCGTCCATGAAAACCTGGGCACCCAGGCCGAATATCAGCTCTGA
- a CDS encoding GNAT family protein — translation MTLIAPVTLDGRFVTLEPLSPEHHDGLVDAAKDGELWKLWYTSVPTPEGMAAEIKRRLALQVQGSMVPFATRLKANGKLIGMTTYMNIDPATPRVEIGSTWNAASAHGSGSNADSKLLLLRHAFETLGCPAVEFRTHWLNHQSRHAIARLGAKQDGVLRNHSRTADGVLRDTVVFSILEHEWPAVRTGLEFRLASRLPN, via the coding sequence GTGACTCTCATTGCCCCCGTGACCCTGGACGGTCGCTTCGTAACCCTGGAGCCATTGAGCCCTGAACACCACGACGGCTTGGTGGATGCCGCCAAAGACGGCGAGCTGTGGAAGCTCTGGTATACCTCGGTCCCGACGCCCGAAGGCATGGCCGCTGAGATCAAACGACGCCTCGCGCTGCAGGTCCAGGGATCCATGGTCCCGTTCGCCACCCGGTTGAAGGCGAACGGCAAGCTCATCGGTATGACCACGTACATGAACATCGACCCCGCTACCCCGCGCGTCGAGATCGGCTCCACTTGGAATGCCGCCTCCGCACACGGCAGCGGCAGCAATGCCGATTCCAAGCTGCTGCTCCTCCGCCATGCTTTCGAAACCCTCGGCTGCCCCGCCGTCGAATTCCGTACGCACTGGCTCAACCACCAGTCGCGCCATGCCATCGCCCGGCTGGGCGCCAAGCAAGACGGTGTGCTCCGGAACCACTCCCGGACTGCGGACGGAGTGCTGCGCGACACCGTGGTGTTCTCCATCCTCGAACACGAATGGCCCGCAGTACGTACCGGCCTCGAGTTCCGGCTGGCGTCCCGCCTCCCCAACTAG